TTGCGACGCCGATGAAGATCGTGCCGAGCACCAGGAAGATCAGCGCCAGTGGTGGCACCATCACGAAGACGACCTGCTCGGTCATGCGCGAGAGCAGGTTGAGCTTGAGGTACTTGTTGACCAACGCGATGACGAAGGAGACCGCGACTGCGATCGACATCGTCAGGATGACGAAATCCGCGCCGCCGCCGACCTTGGTGAAGTACTTCATGTAGGCGATGGCGACGGCGAAGGCGAGGATCGTCACCACCAGCAGCGAGCGCCGCCGCGTCACGCCGTCGGCGTCGCGCAGCGTCTGCGCTTCCGGCGGCAGGCCGGGTGCGCGTTTCGGCCATACCATCGTGACCAGGAAGACGTAGCCGGCATAGAGGCTCGAGAGCACGAGGCCCGGGATGAAGGCGCCCTCATACATGTCGCCGACCGAGCGGCCGAGCTGGTCGGCGAGCACGATCAGCACGAGCGAGGGCGGGATGATCTGCGCCAGCGTGCCGGACGCTGCGATCACGCCCGAGGCGAGCCGCCGATCATAACCATAGCGCAGCATGATCGGCAGCGAGATCAGGCCCATCGAGATGACGGACGCCGCGACGACGCCAGTGGTGGCGGCGAGCAGTGCGCCGACGAAGATGACGGCGTAGGCGAGGCCGCCGCGGATCGGTCCGAAGAGCTGGCCGATCGTGTCGAGCAGGTCCTCCGCCATGCCAGAGCGCTCCAGCACCAGCCCCATGAAGGTGAAGAACGGGATCGCCAGCAGCACGTCGTTGTTCATCGTGCCGTAGATGCGTTCCGGCAGCGCCTGCAGGAAGTTCTCCTGGAACATGCCGAGCTCGATGCCGACCAAGGCAAAGAACAGGCCGTTGGCGGCGAGCGCGAAGGCGACCGGATAGCCGAGCAGCAGGAAGAGCACGAGCGCGACGAACATCACCGGCGCCATGTTGACGCGCAGGAAGTCGCCGATGCCGGCGGCGTGGGCGTCGCCGGTGTGCAGGCTGAGGAAGGCGGCGAGCGTGAGCGCAAGCAGCAGCGCGGCGGAGCGGGCGAAGGTCATGGAGCGGGTCCGGAAAGCTGCGTCTGGGCTCACGGGGCGAGGCCTTCGGCCCTGGCCTGCTCAAGCAGGCGTTGGGCCTCGGCCTCGGCGGCAGCGGCGTGGCCGCGCAGCGTCTCGTCGTCGTCGAGCTTGCCGCGCATGATCGCGATCTGCTTGATCACTTCCGAGATGCCCTGCAGCAGCAGCAGGAAGAAGCCGATGATCAACAGGCCCTTGGCCGGCCATTGCGGCAGGCCGCCGGCCGAGAGCGATTGCTCGTTGACCTGGTAGGAGCGCATGAAGAACGGGCCGGAGTGGTAGACCATCAGTGCGCAGAACGGCAGCAGGAACAGGAGATGGCCGATCAGGTCGATCCATTGCTGCACGTGCTTCGGCAGCAGGTTGTTCACGATGTCGATGCGGATGTGCTCCTTCACCTGCAGCGTCCAGGAGGCGCAGAGCAGGAACACGGCGCCGAACAGCACCCATTGGAGCTCGAGCCAGGAGTTCGATGAGACGTTGAAGACCTTGCGGATGATCGCGTTGACGGCGGAGACGATGACGGCGACGAGGATCAGCCACGCGACCCACTGACCGATCTTGCGGTTGAGGGTATCGATAGCGCGGCTCAAAGCGAGGGGTGCGTCCACCTCAGTCCTCCCTGACCTCGTGGATTGTGGCTGCATCATGCAGTTTGCGAAGGGCGGTTATACCAATGCTACATGCCGTACAACATTGCTGCGTGCAAGGCGCTGTGGATCAGTCCTTTCGCCTACGCGGCTCTTTGCGCAAGGCCAGCAAAGCGACGACCAGCATCAGCCACATCATCGCCATCAGAGCTGGCGGCCAATGCGCGACCAGCGAGCTGATCACCACGGTCGCGAGCGCGCCCGAGCCGAGCTGGATCGCGCCGGCGAGGCCGGCTGCCGAGCCCGCGAGCTCGGGCCGGGCCGAAAGCGCCGCAGCGGTCGCTCCGGGCAGCGTCAAGCCGTTGCCGATGGCGCTGATGGCGAGCGGCAGGAACAGCGTCAGCGGCGTCCACCATGGCGTCAGCGCGATCGCGAAGGCGACGGTGATCGCCACGAAGGAGATGATCAGGCCGATCCAGGCCATCGTCGCCGTGCCGTGCCGCAGCACCAATCGGGACATGGTGAAATTACCCACCATGTAGCCGAAGGCGTTGATGATGAAATAGGCGCCGTAAGTGTCGGAGCCGCGCCCCATCGTCTCGACGACGATGAACGGCGCTGCGGCGATGAAGGCGAAGAAGGCGGCGGACGTCATCGCCAGCGCGACGACGTTCCTGATGAAGCTGCGGTCGCGCGCCAGCTCCGGAAAAGCCCGGAAGATGCCGGTGAGCGAGGTCCGCACGCCGACATTCGGTGCCGTCTCGGGCAGGCGCAGTCCGACCAGGACCAGCACGATCGCGGCCGCCGCGGCCATTGACCAGAAGATCATGCGCCAGCCGAGATTGGTCTCGATATGGCCGCCGAGATAGGGCGTGATCATCGGAGCCACCACCATGACCATGGTGACGGTCGCGATCTGCCGTGCCGCCTGGTCGCGGCCCGCCGTATCGCGGATGATGGCGCGTGCCAGGGCGAAGGTCGTGCCGGAACCGGCGCCTTCGAGCACGCGCGCGAACAGCAGGATGCCCGCGCTGTCCGCCAGGGCTCCGAGCACGGAACCCGCTGCGAACACGGCTGTGCCGGCGATCACGCAGGGCCGGCGCCCGTACCGGTCGGAGAGCGGCCCGACGATCAGCTGCGTCAGCGCGACCGCGACCAGGAAGAGGGTCAGCGTCAGCTGGATCGTCGCATAGCTGGTGGCGAAGTTGCGGGCGAGCGCTGGGGTCGCCGGCGCCAGCATGTTGAGGGCGATCGGCTGCAGCGTCGAGATCGCGACGAGGACGGTGAGGGTCGGCTTCGCTGTCATAGCGGTTTGTCGCCCTCGGGCTTCAGCTGCGAATCGGGGCGGGCGCGCTGGCGATGCAGGGTGTAGAGGCCGCTGCCGACGATCAGCGCGATTCCCGCGTAGGCGATGCCGTCCGGCGTGTCGCCCCAGACCAGCCAGCCGATCAGCACGGCGACGAGAACGACCGAGTAGCGATAGCCCGCGACGACGCCGACATCGGTGTTGCGGAAGGCGCTTATGATGCAGAAGCTGGCTGCCGTCACCAGCAGCGCCGCCAGGCCGAGATAGATGGTCTGGATCCGCCAGGGCGATTGCCAGGGTTCGACCAGGCCCATGCCGAGGCCCAGCGCCCCGACGAAGACCATCGCGGTCAGGGAGATCACCGTCGAGGGGATCTCGCTGCTGATGAAGCGGGTGGTCAGGTCGCGGATGGCGACGAGACCTGTGCCGGCGAGCGCAACCAAGGCGGCCGCGCTGAAGCCGTCGGCGCCCGGGCGCATCACGATCAGCACGCCGATGAAGCCGACCACCAGTGCCAGCATTCGGCGCCAGCCGACGGTTTCGATCCGCAGCACTGCGGCGAAGAGGACGATGAGCAGGGGCGAGGCCATCACGATCGCCGTGATGTTGGCGAGTGGCAGCAGCCCCAGCGCCCAGTTGAACGTCAGTGCGGCCAGCGCTTCGACGATTGCGCGCATGAGCACCAGCGGCCTCAGTCCGAGCGGCAGCTTGCGCCAGTCGCCCATGAACACCACCAGCGCGACGCCGGCCAGAATGGCGAACGCTGTACGCAGCGCCAGCGCCTGCCCGGCGGGGAAGGCCTCGCGCGCGAGCTTCACCAAAGCGTCGTTGCAGCAGAAGAGCGTCATCGCCGCCAGCATGGCGATGATTCCGCGGCGGTTCTGGGCGGCGGTGGCCAAGGCGGGTCCTGTCAGGCTTCGCGCGCCGTCCGCTCGGCCGATCTCGGCCAAACGACAAGGCGTCGCGGCGGATCGACGGTTCAGGCGTCGAAGCGGGAGAGGGAGAAGGGCGAGAGATCGAAGGCGGAGCGGCCGGCGGTGGCGAGATCCGCCAGGATCTCGCCGATCGCGCTGGCGAATTTGAAGCCGTGGCCGGAGCAGGCCGAGGCGAACACCGCCTGCGGCACGCCGGGCACGGCGTCGATGACGAAGTCCTCGTCGGGCGAGACAGTGTAGACACAGCCCTTCACCGTCAGCGGGTCACCATTGGCGTCGGGGAGGTAGCGCGCCAGGCATTCGCGAATCAGCCTGACCTGGTTGGGGCTCGGCGTCCGGTCCGGCTGGCGCGGATCCATCGGCTCGCGCGCGAAATGCGGCCCGCCGAGCTTGAAGCCGGGATGTTCGTAGAGCGGGAAGCCGTAGAAGGTGCCTTCCTCGGCGCTGAGGATGAAGACGGGAAAAGCACCTTCGCGGAACAGCTCCGGGCGGCGCGTGGTGAACCAGCCGATCGCCTGGCGCACCGTCGTCATCGAGCGCGCGAGCTGCGGCACCGCGTCCGTGATCCAGCCGCCCGAGGTGATCACCAGCCGCCCGGCCGAATAGGTGGTTCGTTCCGTGCGGACAGTGACGCCGCCATCGGCGGTCGGCTGCCAGTCGAGCATCGGCTCGCCGGTGCGGATCTCCGCGCCCTTCGACTGCGCCAGCCCGACATGGGCGTAGATCGCCTTCTCCGAGGCGACGAAGCCGCCGTCCGGCTGCCAGAGGCCGAGGTACCCTTCCGGCAAATGGAAACCGGGGAAGCGGCGCATGATCTCGTCGCGGCCGAGCATTTCGTGCTCGAGATCATGGTCGAGGCAGGATTGCAGCGAGGACTCGACCGGGCCGAGCCCCTCGGGCGCAAGATCAAGCGAGCCGGTGACGTGCAGCAGCTTCAGCCCGGCCGCATCGCCGGTCTCCTGCCAGAGCTGATGGGCGCGCTTGACGATCGGCACATAATGCGAGCCCTCGAAATAGGCGAGGCGGATGATCCGCGTCAGCCCGTGCGAGGAGCCCATGGCATGGCCGAGGTCGAAACGCTCGAGACCGAGCACCTTGAGCCCGCGCTTGGCCAGGTGCCAGCAGGCGGCAGAGCCCATCGCACCGACGCCGGCGACGATCACGTCGTAATGCGATGAACTCATCGAACGTCCCTGGAGAGCCCGGCTGTGTCGCCGGTTGAAACTGCCTGCAATCTAGGCGGGCGGACGATGGCGGTCCATCCTGCCCGGCAGGTGAGCGCATCTGCGCCGCGGGCAGGGCGGCGGCCGGAGCACCGGAACATCCGCGCATCGAGTGCCCGGCCACAAGGGCATCGCTTGAGGAAGGCCTTGCGGTCCATGTCGGGCGCTGGCCCTCCCCCCGCTTGCGGTGGGGAGGGTTGGGTGGGGGGCAGTGCCGCTCGGCGCAACATCGAAGGACGGTCGCGCCCAGCTTTGCGGCCCCCCATCCCTAACCCTTCCCCACCGCAAGCGGGGGGAAGGGGATCTCCCGGTCTTTCAAGCGATTGGCCGGTGCCCGGCCGCAGGGGTTTGTTAACCCTGTCGGCGCATGCTCTTGCATCCTGTCTCGCCCCGGGAATGCCTATGCTTGCTCGTTCCGTCTGGCGCCTGTTGGGCCGTGCCGGCCCCGCTGCCGCGCCAGCTGCGTTGCAGGCCGTGGCCGAGGCGCCACAGCAGCTTCCCGGTCCCGCCGAGACTTCGATCAGCGAGGCGATCAACGAGCTGGAGAGCGACGTCGTCGCTGCGATGCGTCGTCTCAATGACGGGCTCGACCAGGCCGAGCATTGCTCCGAGCGTTCGGAAATCCGATCCCGCGAGATTCGCGGCGGCATGGCCGAGCTGCGTGACGCTGCCCTGCAGGCAAGCGATAATTCGTCGGCGTTGGCAACTGCGACGCTGCAGGTGTCGGAGGCGGCCGAACGCGTCGGAGCTGCCATGTCCGGCGCCCGCGACATGCTCGACAACGCCGCTGAACGTGCCGCGGAGGCGACGGCGATGATCAACGGGCTCGCGGCTGCGACCGGCGAGATTCGTTCGATCGTCGACGCCATCGCGGAAATCGCCCGCCAGACCAATCTGCTCGCCCTCAACGCGACGATCGAGGCGGCTCGCGCCGGCGAGGCCGGCAAGGGCTTCGGCGTTGTCGCGCAGGAGGTGAAGTCGCTTTCGCTCGGCGTGCGTGAGGCGGTCGACCATATCCGCAATCAGGTCGATCGGCTGAATCAGACGGCGCAGGGCTCGGCGGCGGTGGTCACCGACGCCTTCCGCCTCGTCGGCGAGGTCAATCCGGTCATGGCGACCGTCGGCGAGGCCTCGCACGAGCAGGCGGCGGCCGCGGCTGAGTTGTCGCGCAGCGCCGAGGCGACCGCCCGCTTCATCGAGACGGTGCGTGACCGCGTCAGCGAGGTCGACCGTGTCGCGCTCGCAGCCGCGCAGGAGAACATCGATGCCAGGCGGGCGCTCGCCGAAGGCGCGCGCCAGGCGGAAGGCTTGCTGGAGCGTTTCGTGCCGACGCTGCGCCACACCGTCTTCGCCGATCGGCGCCAGCACGACCGTTTCCCGGCCGAGTGTCCGGTCAGGCTCGAATTCGGCGAGCGCATCGTCGCCGGGCAGACGATCGACCTTGGCTTTGGCGGCGCCCTGCTGTCGGTTGCCAATTCCGAACTGAGGCCGCGGATGCGCGGCACGATCGCAGTCGAGGGCCTGCCGCCGCTGCCGTGCCGGGTGATGGCGCGCAGCGATCTCGGCCTCCACATCGCCTTCGAGCGCGGCGAGGAGGTGGCGCATGCGGCGCTGCATCGGCGGCTCGCCGAGATCGAGGAAAGCTATCGCCCGTTGATCGAGCAGGCTCAGGAATTCGCACATCGGGTCGCCGCTCTGCTCGAATCGGCGCTGCGCACCGGCCGCCTCAGCGAGGAGGACCTGTTCGATACCGATTATCAGCCCGTTCCGGACTCCAATCCGCGCCAGTTCGCCAACCGGGCGCTGCCGGTCTTGCAGGCGATCCTGCCGTCGGTGATGGAGCAGGCCAAGGCGAGCGATCCGCGCCTCGTCTTCACCTTGCCGATCGACCGCAACGGCTATGTCCCGGTGCACCACCCGGAATACTCGCGGCCGCAACGGCCGGGCGATCCGGATTGGAACCCCGCCTATAGCCGCGATCGGCGCATCTTCGATGACCGGGCCGGGATCACCGCCGCTCGCTCGGCGCGGCCCTTCATCATCCAGTCCTATCAGCGCGACATGGGCAGCGCGGGCGTCCAGCTGATGCGCGAGGTCGACGCGCCGCTGCGCGTCGCCGGCCGCCATTGGGGCGGCGTGCGCATGGCCTATCGGATGGCGTGATCAGCCGCGGCCTGCCGCCAGGATCGCGTCGATCCAGCGCTGCGAGGTCAAGGCTTCCTCACCTGTCACCACCGGATCGCGCCCTTCCTCGATCGCGTCGATGAAGTCGGCGATCACGGCGCGATGGGCGTCATGCGGGAAGTCCATGATGTTGGCGCCGCTGCCGGTATTGCCCTCGGCCTCGACCACCTCCGAGCGGCCGTCGAGGAAGGATAGCTGCAAACGCCCGCCGACCAGCGCCGCATGGCCCCTGCTGCCGATGATCTCGATGCGCTCGGGGTGGCCGGGATGGGCGGCGGTGGTGGTCACCAGCGTCGCCGGCGCGCCGTTCCCCGTTTCCAGCAGGGCGCCGACATAGTCCTCGGTCTCCATCCTGTGCAGCGCGGTAGTATGCACCTGCGCAGCGACGACCTTGGATACCCCGACCAGCGAGCGGAACAGGTCGAAGGAGTGGATCGCCTGCGTCAGCAGCACGCCGCCGCCGTCGCGCGCCATCGTGCCGCGGCCGGGCTCATCGTAATAGCTCTGCGGCCGCCACCACGGAACCTGCAGCAGGGCAGCCTCGACGCTGCCGAGCTCGCCGCCATCCAATGCCGCCTTGAGCCGCCGACTCGCCGGCCGGAAGCGGTGCTGCAGCACGACACCGAAGGCCTTGCCGGCCCGCCGCGCCGCCGCGACGAGTTCCTCGCTGCGCGCGACAGTCAGCTCCAGCGGTTTCTCGACCAGCACATGCTTTCCAGCGGCAAGGCAGCGGACACCGACATCTCGGTGGCTCGCCGGCGGCGTCAGCACGATCACCGCCTCGACGGTTTCGTCAGCCAGAACCGCGTCGATGTCGGTGCTGCCGGGGAAAGGGAACTGGGCGCGATAGGCGTCGAGCCGCTCCTGCGAGCGGCTGGCGACGTAGCGGACATCGACCCTGCCAGCCAGATCGATCAGGCTGCGCGAATGGGGCAGGGCGGCCGGTCCCAGCCCGATGACGGCGATGCCGAGCTTGCGTGTCACTTTGCCTCGGTTCCTCTGACGGGCAGGCGCACGGCCCGATCTTGCGCATGCAAAGCGAGCCGGCAGACCGTGAACATGTGCCGCTGTGTCGCCGCCGTCTCGCTGCGGTCCGCGATGTCGGCGATCAGGTTGCGGAAATAGGTGAGCGGTTCGCCCGAGGCGTCGATATGGCGCGTGCCGGCCTTGTCGACCAGGAAGACATGGTCGGTGCCGGGCCGGCCGGCGATGTCGACATATTTGCGCAGCTCGATCGTCCCCTCGGTGCCGAGGATGGTGAGCCGGCCGTCGCCCCAGCTCGGCAGGCCGTCGGCGGTGAACCAGTCGACGCGGATAAAGCCATTCGCCCGGTCGCTGCGCAGCAGGATCTCGCCGAAATCCTCGAAATCGGGCAGATCCGGCACGCCAAAATGGCCGGTACCGGAGGCGGCGATCTCGGCATCGGGCGAGCCGGTGAAATGCAGGAACTGGTCGATCTGGTGCGAGGCGATGTCGGTGAGGATGCCGCCGAAATAGCGCCTGTCGAAGAACCAGTCCGGCCGGATCGTCCGGTTGAGCCGGTGCGGGCCGAGGCCGACCGTCTGCACGACGCGTCCGATCGCACCGTCCGCGATCAGCTTGCCGGCGACGATGGTGGCCGGGACGATGAAGCGCTCGGAGAAGCAGACCGAGAAGATGCGGCCCGTCTCCGCGACGACCTGCTCGACCTTGGCGAGCTGCTCGAAGGTCGTGACGCCGGGTTTGTCGACCATCACGTCCTTGCCGGCCTGCATCGCCCTGACGGCGAGGCCGGCCCGCTCCGAGGGGATGCCGGCGCAGACGATGAGGTCGATCGTGGGATCGTCGAGCAGCGCCTCAGCCGGCGCCTCCCGCAGTTGCGGGAAGCGCTCGCGGAAGCCGGCGAGCACGCGCGGATCGCTGGTCGCAGGATCGAAGCCGGCGCACTCCGCGCCGGCCTCCAGCAGGCCACCGACCATATGGTAGATATGGCGGTGGTCGAGGCCGATGGCAGAAAAGCGCATCTTACTTCGGCGCGTGGCCGACGCCGATCTCCTGGTCCCAGCGCCGGAAGGCGGCGACCAGGCGCGCGGGCGTCAATGGCGGGCGGGTCGGCAGACTTGAGATCAGCCCGTCATATTCGGGCCGGCCGAATTCCTTCAGCACGTCCTGGCTCTCCTTCGGCGCCATCGCCAGCGTCACGCCCTTGATCGCGGGGCCGGGATAGAAATAGCCCTTGTCATAGGTCGCCGCCTGCGATTCCGGCTTCAGCAGATGCGACATCAGCGCCAGGATCACCGCGATCTTGTCTGCCGCGACACCCTTCGGAATGCACATGAACTGCGTGTCGGGGATCCAGTGCGTGTTGGCGAGAGTGAAGACCTTCGCCTCCTTCGGCACGATGCCCAGCGCCCGCGGGTTGATGTCCCAGCCCAGCGTCGAGACGATGCAGTCGCGCGTGCCGTCGCCGAGCTCCTTCATCGTCGCGGCGGTGCCGGTCGGATAATAGTCGATCGCGGTACCGAGCTCCTTGAGATAGGCCCAGGTCTTGGCCCAGCCGTTCATCGGGTCGGTCGGATCGCTGTCGCCGAGGATGTAGGGCATGCCCTGCAGGAAGGTCCAGCCGGGGCCGGAGTTGAGCGGGCGGGCATAGGTGAAGCGGTTGGGGTTCGCCTTCACATAGGCGAGGAATTCCTCGGCCGTCTTCGGCACCGTCTTGAGCTTGTCGGCCATGTATTCGAACAGCGGCCCGGAGGGCGAATAGACGACGGCGACGCCTTCGTTCTGGCCGAAATTGCGCTGCATCATCAGCGCCTGCTCGTGATAGATCTCCTCGGCCTTGGGCAGGCTCGCGGTGTGCGACTTCCAGACATCGACCCACAGGCCCTGCTGGATGCCGTCTGACATCGCGCCCGGCCCGGTCAGCACCATGTCGATGTCGACGCGGTTGGCGTCCTGCTGCGCCTTGAGCTTGGCCGGCAATTCGGGCGAGGGCGCCCGCGAGAAGTTCAGGCGCGAGATCAGCTTCGGATTGTCCTTGGCGAACTTCTCGATCGAAGCCTGCGTCAGCTGCAGATTGCCGGCGACGTCGATGATGTTGAGCATCACCGGGCTTGCAGGCGCGCTCTGGGCGAAGGCTCCGCCGGCAGAGAGCGCGGCGAGGCTGGAAGCGCCGGCGATCACGCCGCGCCGTGTCGGATGGGTCATGGTACCTCCCTATGGCGGCCTGCTTTGCTGCGGCCTTGCCGGTATACTAGTACACAAGATGCAGCCGGCAAGATGCGACGAAAGCAGGGGGAGGGTTGCGTAAGACGGGAGCATTGCGTGGCCACGGCAGGATCGACCTCTGCCGGTCGGCAGGAATGCAGCACAGGGCGGCCACTATGAGTGGTCAAGCCGCTTTATCCAGCTTGGCGCTGAAGCTGGACGTTTATTGCCCGCGTCGCGCGAGGCTGCAGTCACAACGCCGAATTGGTTGCTCGCAGCCGGTCCACGACTTCCGACAGCACATACCAGACGAAATTCGGTGTCGTTTCGACCATGAACCGGAATTGCTTCGACGTGACCAGGGCGATTTCGGATGACTCCGCCGCTTTTGCAGTGGCGGATCGCGTCTTGTTGTCGATGAGCGAGATAATGCCGAAGGCTCGCCCCTCTCCGACCTCTTCGATCAGCTTGCCGCGGCTTCTGACTTCGACCCTGCCGGAAAGAACGATGTAGGCATGGGCGGGTTCGTCGCCCTCGCGAAAGATCACGTCCCCGGCGGCGTAAGTGATCACCGTTCCCAGACCGCGCGCGAGCTGGCGAAAGTCCATGGGTGCAGGAGCAGGCCTAGCCGCGGCGGAATGCTCGTTCATCGCTCGAACTCGCTCTCTGATCGGTGGCGGCTTACTGTAGCGCAGGAACCAGGACGCTCCAATCGATCCAGCAGCTCGCAGCCGACAGATACGGGGTCTTTGGAGGCTCCCCCAAAAGGTGGTGAACGCAAGCCCGCGACCGGCTTTCGAATGTGCCTCAGACCCCTGCAATGTCGACAGCGTTCGAGATGAACGATACGTCATCGTCAGGCTGGCTAACGGGTGGGGGAATGCGCGACATCGGAGCTGGCCTGGCTGGCGCGCTCATTCTGTTCTTCGCCCGCTTCATCACGGCGGTGCGCGGGCGCTGGGACGGCGTCGCGCCGACCGATGAGCAGCGCATCTACTTCGCCAACCATGCCAGCCATGGCGATTTCGTCCTGATCTGGACCGTGCTGCCGCGGCGCATGCGCTT
This genomic interval from Bosea sp. 29B contains the following:
- a CDS encoding TRAP transporter large permease subunit, which gives rise to MGDFLRVNMAPVMFVALVLFLLLGYPVAFALAANGLFFALVGIELGMFQENFLQALPERIYGTMNNDVLLAIPFFTFMGLVLERSGMAEDLLDTIGQLFGPIRGGLAYAVIFVGALLAATTGVVAASVISMGLISLPIMLRYGYDRRLASGVIAASGTLAQIIPPSLVLIVLADQLGRSVGDMYEGAFIPGLVLSSLYAGYVFLVTMVWPKRAPGLPPEAQTLRDADGVTRRRSLLVVTILAFAVAIAYMKYFTKVGGGADFVILTMSIAVAVSFVIALVNKYLKLNLLSRMTEQVVFVMVPPLALIFLVLGTIFIGVATPTEGGAMGAAGAILLAWSKKRMTFNLLRQATESTAKLSAFVLFILVGARVFSLTFYGVNGHVWVEHLLVGLPGGATGFLIVVNVMVFLLAFFLDFFELAFIIVPLLGPAADKLGIDLIWFGVILGVNMQTSFMHPPFGFALFFLRSVAPKNPYRDKVTGKMMEPVTTGQIYWGAVPFVVIQCIMVALVVIFPQMVMHYKSSGVQLDQQQINKQLDSISIPGLGGSGGLPGLDLNAPPTLNLK
- a CDS encoding TRAP transporter small permease subunit; the protein is MDAPLALSRAIDTLNRKIGQWVAWLILVAVIVSAVNAIIRKVFNVSSNSWLELQWVLFGAVFLLCASWTLQVKEHIRIDIVNNLLPKHVQQWIDLIGHLLFLLPFCALMVYHSGPFFMRSYQVNEQSLSAGGLPQWPAKGLLIIGFFLLLLQGISEVIKQIAIMRGKLDDDETLRGHAAAAEAEAQRLLEQARAEGLAP
- a CDS encoding multidrug effflux MFS transporter, whose product is MTAKPTLTVLVAISTLQPIALNMLAPATPALARNFATSYATIQLTLTLFLVAVALTQLIVGPLSDRYGRRPCVIAGTAVFAAGSVLGALADSAGILLFARVLEGAGSGTTFALARAIIRDTAGRDQAARQIATVTMVMVVAPMITPYLGGHIETNLGWRMIFWSMAAAAAIVLVLVGLRLPETAPNVGVRTSLTGIFRAFPELARDRSFIRNVVALAMTSAAFFAFIAAAPFIVVETMGRGSDTYGAYFIINAFGYMVGNFTMSRLVLRHGTATMAWIGLIISFVAITVAFAIALTPWWTPLTLFLPLAISAIGNGLTLPGATAAALSARPELAGSAAGLAGAIQLGSGALATVVISSLVAHWPPALMAMMWLMLVVALLALRKEPRRRKD
- a CDS encoding DMT family transporter, producing the protein MATAAQNRRGIIAMLAAMTLFCCNDALVKLAREAFPAGQALALRTAFAILAGVALVVFMGDWRKLPLGLRPLVLMRAIVEALAALTFNWALGLLPLANITAIVMASPLLIVLFAAVLRIETVGWRRMLALVVGFIGVLIVMRPGADGFSAAALVALAGTGLVAIRDLTTRFISSEIPSTVISLTAMVFVGALGLGMGLVEPWQSPWRIQTIYLGLAALLVTAASFCIISAFRNTDVGVVAGYRYSVVLVAVLIGWLVWGDTPDGIAYAGIALIVGSGLYTLHRQRARPDSQLKPEGDKPL
- the solA gene encoding N-methyl-L-tryptophan oxidase yields the protein MSSSHYDVIVAGVGAMGSAACWHLAKRGLKVLGLERFDLGHAMGSSHGLTRIIRLAYFEGSHYVPIVKRAHQLWQETGDAAGLKLLHVTGSLDLAPEGLGPVESSLQSCLDHDLEHEMLGRDEIMRRFPGFHLPEGYLGLWQPDGGFVASEKAIYAHVGLAQSKGAEIRTGEPMLDWQPTADGGVTVRTERTTYSAGRLVITSGGWITDAVPQLARSMTTVRQAIGWFTTRRPELFREGAFPVFILSAEEGTFYGFPLYEHPGFKLGGPHFAREPMDPRQPDRTPSPNQVRLIRECLARYLPDANGDPLTVKGCVYTVSPDEDFVIDAVPGVPQAVFASACSGHGFKFASAIGEILADLATAGRSAFDLSPFSLSRFDA
- a CDS encoding methyl-accepting chemotaxis protein codes for the protein MLARSVWRLLGRAGPAAAPAALQAVAEAPQQLPGPAETSISEAINELESDVVAAMRRLNDGLDQAEHCSERSEIRSREIRGGMAELRDAALQASDNSSALATATLQVSEAAERVGAAMSGARDMLDNAAERAAEATAMINGLAAATGEIRSIVDAIAEIARQTNLLALNATIEAARAGEAGKGFGVVAQEVKSLSLGVREAVDHIRNQVDRLNQTAQGSAAVVTDAFRLVGEVNPVMATVGEASHEQAAAAAELSRSAEATARFIETVRDRVSEVDRVALAAAQENIDARRALAEGARQAEGLLERFVPTLRHTVFADRRQHDRFPAECPVRLEFGERIVAGQTIDLGFGGALLSVANSELRPRMRGTIAVEGLPPLPCRVMARSDLGLHIAFERGEEVAHAALHRRLAEIEESYRPLIEQAQEFAHRVAALLESALRTGRLSEEDLFDTDYQPVPDSNPRQFANRALPVLQAILPSVMEQAKASDPRLVFTLPIDRNGYVPVHHPEYSRPQRPGDPDWNPAYSRDRRIFDDRAGITAARSARPFIIQSYQRDMGSAGVQLMREVDAPLRVAGRHWGGVRMAYRMA
- a CDS encoding Gfo/Idh/MocA family oxidoreductase; protein product: MTRKLGIAVIGLGPAALPHSRSLIDLAGRVDVRYVASRSQERLDAYRAQFPFPGSTDIDAVLADETVEAVIVLTPPASHRDVGVRCLAAGKHVLVEKPLELTVARSEELVAAARRAGKAFGVVLQHRFRPASRRLKAALDGGELGSVEAALLQVPWWRPQSYYDEPGRGTMARDGGGVLLTQAIHSFDLFRSLVGVSKVVAAQVHTTALHRMETEDYVGALLETGNGAPATLVTTTAAHPGHPERIEIIGSRGHAALVGGRLQLSFLDGRSEVVEAEGNTGSGANIMDFPHDAHRAVIADFIDAIEEGRDPVVTGEEALTSQRWIDAILAAGRG
- a CDS encoding Gfo/Idh/MocA family oxidoreductase, producing MRFSAIGLDHRHIYHMVGGLLEAGAECAGFDPATSDPRVLAGFRERFPQLREAPAEALLDDPTIDLIVCAGIPSERAGLAVRAMQAGKDVMVDKPGVTTFEQLAKVEQVVAETGRIFSVCFSERFIVPATIVAGKLIADGAIGRVVQTVGLGPHRLNRTIRPDWFFDRRYFGGILTDIASHQIDQFLHFTGSPDAEIAASGTGHFGVPDLPDFEDFGEILLRSDRANGFIRVDWFTADGLPSWGDGRLTILGTEGTIELRKYVDIAGRPGTDHVFLVDKAGTRHIDASGEPLTYFRNLIADIADRSETAATQRHMFTVCRLALHAQDRAVRLPVRGTEAK
- a CDS encoding extracellular solute-binding protein translates to MTHPTRRGVIAGASSLAALSAGGAFAQSAPASPVMLNIIDVAGNLQLTQASIEKFAKDNPKLISRLNFSRAPSPELPAKLKAQQDANRVDIDMVLTGPGAMSDGIQQGLWVDVWKSHTASLPKAEEIYHEQALMMQRNFGQNEGVAVVYSPSGPLFEYMADKLKTVPKTAEEFLAYVKANPNRFTYARPLNSGPGWTFLQGMPYILGDSDPTDPMNGWAKTWAYLKELGTAIDYYPTGTAATMKELGDGTRDCIVSTLGWDINPRALGIVPKEAKVFTLANTHWIPDTQFMCIPKGVAADKIAVILALMSHLLKPESQAATYDKGYFYPGPAIKGVTLAMAPKESQDVLKEFGRPEYDGLISSLPTRPPLTPARLVAAFRRWDQEIGVGHAPK
- a CDS encoding cyclic nucleotide-binding domain-containing protein translates to MNEHSAAARPAPAPMDFRQLARGLGTVITYAAGDVIFREGDEPAHAYIVLSGRVEVRSRGKLIEEVGEGRAFGIISLIDNKTRSATAKAAESSEIALVTSKQFRFMVETTPNFVWYVLSEVVDRLRATNSAL